Proteins found in one Sphingomonas sp. SORGH_AS_0879 genomic segment:
- the obgE gene encoding GTPase ObgE, with product MHFLDQAKIFVRSGTGGPGAVSFRREKYIEYGGPDGGNGGKGGDIIFEAVAGLNTLIDFRYTQHFRAPRGSGGSGSNRTGAGGDDLVIKVPVGTQVLSEDKEEVLLDFTKVGQRVVFLRGGDGGRGNASYKTSTNRTPRQHGTGWPCEEAWVWLRLKLLADAGLVGLPNAGKSTFINAVTNAQAKVGAYAFTTTRPQLGVVRHHQREFVVADIPGLIEGAADGAGIGDRFLGHIERCRVLLHLVDANDADVAESYRIVRDELEAYGAGLVDKPHIIALNKIDTLDDELIEALSAELAEASGADVIPLSGAAGIGVDWVLDKLLEAIGPGPDAVPEGDEGEDEITWSPLS from the coding sequence ATGCATTTTCTCGATCAGGCCAAGATTTTCGTCCGCTCCGGCACGGGCGGCCCCGGCGCCGTGTCCTTTCGGCGTGAAAAATACATCGAATATGGCGGCCCCGACGGCGGCAATGGCGGCAAGGGCGGCGACATCATCTTCGAGGCGGTCGCCGGGCTGAACACGCTGATCGACTTCCGCTACACCCAGCATTTCCGGGCGCCGCGTGGTTCCGGCGGTTCGGGCTCCAACCGCACGGGCGCGGGCGGCGACGATCTGGTCATCAAGGTGCCCGTCGGCACGCAGGTCCTGTCCGAAGACAAGGAGGAGGTGCTGCTCGACTTCACCAAGGTCGGCCAGCGTGTCGTGTTCCTGCGCGGCGGCGATGGCGGGCGCGGCAATGCCAGCTACAAGACCTCGACCAACCGCACCCCGCGCCAGCACGGCACCGGCTGGCCCTGCGAAGAGGCATGGGTCTGGCTGCGGTTGAAGCTGCTGGCGGATGCGGGTCTGGTCGGCCTGCCCAATGCGGGCAAGTCGACCTTCATCAACGCGGTCACCAATGCACAGGCGAAGGTCGGCGCCTATGCCTTCACCACCACCCGGCCGCAACTGGGCGTGGTGCGGCATCACCAGCGCGAGTTCGTCGTCGCCGACATCCCCGGCCTGATCGAAGGCGCGGCGGACGGCGCGGGGATCGGCGACCGGTTCCTCGGCCATATCGAGCGGTGCCGGGTACTGCTGCACCTGGTCGATGCCAATGACGCGGACGTAGCGGAAAGCTATCGCATCGTCCGCGACGAACTGGAGGCTTACGGCGCGGGGCTGGTCGACAAGCCGCATATCATCGCGCTCAACAAGATCGACACGCTGGACGACGAACTGATCGAGGCGCTGTCGGCCGAACTGGCCGAGGCGAGCGGTGCGGATGTGATCCCGCTATCGGGTGCGGCGGGGATCGGTGTGGACTGGGTGCTCGACAAGCTGCTCGAGGCGATCGGGCCGGGGCCGGATGCGGTGCCCGAAGGCGACGAGGGCGAGGACGAGATCACATGGTCGCCGCTGTCCTGA
- a CDS encoding TadE/TadG family type IV pilus assembly protein — protein sequence MARNPAESIILSLSRQPKRLAGLPPDHRGVAVVELALTLPVLLALLMGIVGFGDYFLTAHLVQQAANDAARASLAGIDAAERKSIATDTALRVLDATSVLRRDRGQVDTSEADNLITVSIRYDASADPLLNLPFVPMPARVLKAKGVAMIGGL from the coding sequence GTGGCGCGTAACCCTGCCGAGTCCATCATCCTATCCCTGTCCCGCCAGCCGAAGCGGCTGGCCGGGTTGCCCCCCGACCATCGCGGCGTGGCGGTGGTGGAACTGGCGCTGACCCTGCCCGTCCTGCTGGCGCTGTTGATGGGGATCGTCGGCTTCGGCGATTATTTCCTGACCGCGCATCTCGTCCAACAGGCCGCCAACGACGCCGCGCGCGCGTCGCTGGCCGGCATCGACGCCGCGGAGCGCAAGAGCATCGCGACCGACACCGCATTGCGGGTGCTCGACGCGACCAGCGTACTGCGCCGGGACCGGGGCCAGGTCGACACGTCGGAGGCGGACAATCTGATCACCGTGTCGATCCGCTATGACGCCTCCGCCGATCCGCTGCTCAACCTGCCCTTCGTGCCCATGCCCGCTCGGGTCCTGAAGGCCAAGGGCGTCGCGATGATCGGGGGGCTATGA
- a CDS encoding GNAT family N-acetyltransferase — translation MFARTERLLLRPAWPEDAAPLVEAIGHEAIARMVARVPHPYRHADAEQWLAQPRGATEPRFLITALDRDAAPVLIGGIAIIAGDTGHELGYWLTPSAWGRGYATEAGRAVIDMARHALPIDRLGAWHFADNPASGHVLTKLGFRPTGRRMARASAGRSGLSPSIHYALDLDGERNPAMPLAA, via the coding sequence ATGTTCGCGCGGACCGAAAGATTGTTATTGCGGCCAGCATGGCCGGAAGATGCCGCCCCCCTGGTCGAGGCCATCGGGCATGAGGCGATCGCCCGCATGGTGGCGCGGGTCCCCCACCCCTATCGCCACGCCGATGCTGAACAGTGGCTGGCCCAGCCGCGTGGTGCGACCGAACCCCGTTTCCTGATCACCGCGCTGGATCGCGACGCCGCGCCGGTGCTGATCGGCGGGATCGCGATCATCGCGGGCGATACGGGGCATGAGTTGGGCTATTGGCTGACGCCGTCCGCCTGGGGACGGGGCTATGCGACCGAGGCGGGTCGCGCGGTGATCGACATGGCGCGGCATGCGCTGCCCATCGATCGGCTGGGCGCGTGGCATTTCGCGGACAATCCCGCCTCCGGTCATGTCCTGACCAAGCTGGGCTTCCGCCCGACCGGACGGCGCATGGCGCGGGCCTCGGCGGGGCGCAGCGGCCTGTCGCCCAGCATCCATTACGCGCTCGACCTGGACGGCGAGCGAAATCCGGCCATGCCGCTCGCCGCCTGA
- the rpmA gene encoding 50S ribosomal protein L27, translating to MAHKKAGGSSRNGRDSAGRRLGVKKFGGQEAIAGNILVRQRGTKFYPGRNVGMGKDHTLFALVDGRVSFHEGKLGRKFCSVELAAAAE from the coding sequence ATGGCACATAAGAAAGCAGGCGGTTCGTCGCGCAACGGTCGTGATTCGGCCGGTCGTCGCCTTGGCGTGAAGAAGTTCGGTGGCCAGGAAGCCATCGCCGGCAACATCCTCGTGCGTCAGCGCGGGACGAAGTTCTATCCGGGTCGCAACGTGGGCATGGGCAAGGACCATACCCTGTTCGCGCTCGTCGATGGTCGCGTCTCGTTCCACGAGGGCAAGCTGGGCCGTAAATTCTGCTCGGTCGAACTGGCCGCAGCGGCCGAATAA
- the rplU gene encoding 50S ribosomal protein L21: MFAVVRTGGKQYRVAAGDKIVVEKIEGEAGASVTLGDVLLAGEGSELKAVDGITVAAEIIAQAKADKVIVFKKRRRHNYRRRNGHRQQHTILKIVSVGA, translated from the coding sequence ATGTTCGCAGTCGTGCGCACGGGCGGCAAGCAGTATCGCGTCGCCGCCGGAGATAAGATCGTCGTCGAGAAGATCGAGGGCGAAGCCGGCGCGTCGGTGACGCTGGGTGACGTTCTGCTGGCGGGCGAAGGCTCGGAGCTGAAGGCGGTCGACGGCATCACGGTCGCCGCCGAGATCATCGCTCAGGCGAAGGCCGACAAGGTCATCGTCTTCAAGAAGCGCCGTCGCCACAACTATCGTCGTCGCAACGGCCACCGTCAGCAGCACACGATCCTGAAGATCGTGTCGGTCGGCGCCTGA